Genomic segment of Chelmon rostratus isolate fCheRos1 chromosome 2, fCheRos1.pri, whole genome shotgun sequence:
gtccctGACAGACTGTCACCTGACTGCTCAGACCTCCGACGTTTAAAGAACAGAAGGTGAACACGACCACGTGTTTCAGAAGgtgtttttattccattttttagAAACAGcagtaacaataaaaacaatagaaacagcCAGAGCAGAGCCTGGTGGTCACATGATCAGTGtttggaggggtggagggaatCAGAGGTCATGTGAGCAGTGTGTGGGGGTcacaggggtcagaggtcaacatCTCTCTGACCCTCCATGGCTCTCTGCATCTTCTCCACCATCCACAGAGGAACTGAGAACGGCTTCAACTCGTCCATCCTGACGTCTGGACAGTccctgatcacacacacacacacacacacacacacacacacacagctgttacaCTCAGACAGAGACACCCATGGAGCTGGTTACCATGGAGATGGATGGGGTGATGGCAGACAGACTCACTTGTACTCATCACTGCGAGATAGATCCTGGATGTCCTCCTCGATTAGCAGGTaggcctgaaaacacacacacacacacacacacacacacacacatttttaatctcTCTCAGCTCGTTActctgtgcatctgtctgtgaTGCAGCAGAATCATTCTGCTGTTTGCCTCCACAGTGAATATGAACATGataatgtcacagtgaagatgacctttgacctctgttaGTTGAAATTTTGAGTTATGgtcaaaacatgtttgtgaggtcacagtgacctttgaccactaAAATCCAAGCATTTAATTGAGTTCAACAATTGTGCCAAATTAGAATAAACTTCCTCGAGGTGTTGCTGACGTCTTGAGACAGACGTGGGAGGAGTGAGGAGTCGGACTGGAAAGATGGACTCCAGACTCAAACATGTACCACGATACACACATTCAACAGTCTGTaaataaatgtgacaaatgtttttagacatttctcTGCACAAGAAGCTTCAGAAAGCAAACATCATCACATCTCCGAAATATGAATACATAtttgtaaaactgtttgtttggatTGGACGATGTGTGAGTGAACAGCAGTAAGTCCTCACGTCACCATGAACACACgtcagtctgtttctgttggTCACAAATACTGAGACTCAGATCTCTCCAGTTCTTTTCCTCAAAGTCTTAATATCCGGTCAACATCGCTCATATTtacatgttgtcagtgtgtcagtgtttgctcaCCATCTTCCCTCCTGTCGCTCTCATGTGGTGTCGCTCTGCCAACCACTGCTTATCCTTTGCATCTGCTGCatactgagacacacacagacacacacacacacacacacacacacacacacacagtgagttcAGTGGTGACGACtaacacacaagctgcaggaaGTAGACTGCCCCTCTGAACTCACTGATCCCTTCATCATCTCATTCATCATTGGTCTCTGAACGCCTTGATAACATGTAGCTGAgtatgttatattattattatatttacagtgTTAATGAGGACTACAAATATCTACTGTATCTGAGGTTCATCCTATTTACTGCAGCAGCGAACAATGTGTTCATTACATAATAACCATATGGATAGTAATAACTGTTCCAGGTATTAGTCAAACCCTCAggtgttaccatggaaactggCTATGGCTTGTGAGAACAGTAATTTGATTGGAACATGTGATATCCACTGACAGGCTGTATACACAGTGTCTGTGCTCACACTCGTCTGAAATGCAGCCGATGtctcagcagctggaggtttAACAAACGTCTTCATCACGTTTCACCGTGTGAAGATGAACTCGAGGCTCAGCAGGTGCTTGTTTCCGCTCACAGTAATGTAACGTGTGTTTACCTTAAACAGATCGGCGTGTTTGATGTAGATTCGTCCTCTGGTCCCACCCATCCCCAGCGCCCTGCGCGGTGACATTATCAACATTATATTCACGCAATGTTTACATGAGATTCTCCTGATGTTTACCTGTTCATGATGTTTCCCTGTTCATAATGTTTACCTGTTCATAATGTTTACCTGTTCATGATGTTTCCCTGTTCATGTTTACCTGTTCATGATGTTTACCTGTTCATGTTTACCTGTTCATGATGTTTACCTGTTCATGATGTTTACCTGTTCATAATGTTTACCTGTTCATGATGTTTCCCTGTTCATGTTTACCTGTTCATGATGTTTACCTGTTCATGATGTTTACCTGTTCATAATGTTTACCTGTTCATAATGTTTCCCTGTTCATGATGTTTCCCTGTTCATGATGTTTACCTGTTCATGATGTTTACCTGTTCATGATGTTTACCTGTTCATGTTCATGATGTTTACTCACTTGTTAGCTCTGGAGCCGAGAACAAACGTGCTGCTGTCGTTCAGTCTGGACGGAtcccactgaaacacacacacacacacacacacaaacacacacacgtgataTATCCATGGTTAGTGTGATTAATTGATGATCACCTGTAGGATGAAGAggtgaaacaaataaacacaagaagTGCAACACTGCAATGTGTCATACCTGTAATCTGAATTTAGTAACATTCAGGTCTGAGCTGACAGGTGTTGTGCAGGTTTGTACTTTTTTTTGGGCAGAAACTTAAATGCTCAGACTGATCAAATGAATAACCTGACGACACACCTGTGTGAATAATACGTGAGTTTCATGTAGTTTCTAGCTGCACCACCTGTCTGATGAAGAACTTGAGCTgaggtcagtttgtgtgaattGCTGACTCACCTTTGGTCCTTCTCTCTTGATGGGATCAGATTTGAGCTTCACtctgaggacagaaaaagccacaggtgtgtcaggtgtgtcagCTGTAATGTACCTGAACACTGATGATGACGTGACCTGCTTCCTGTCACATACTCACTGAGTGGAGTAGGTGTGCGGTCGATCAGAAGAGAGGGCTGCAACACCTGGACGAGTCCTTCTCTGAAGACATGGAGTGATCAGATGTGATAATGAAATTAGTGCTGTCGTCattatttacatacatacagtctAAAATTAATAAACCCAATGAAGAAAGTTGGGAATTGTTTTCTAGAtggatttattttcaaatgtccTCTGACAGAAAAGTGTTGGACAACAAGAAGCTTGATTTCAGTGGCAGGACTTTTCTCTCAGCGTTTCCTAGAAATGCTGATAATATTAGGGTATAATTAATCTTCAAAATTAcgtatttggcatttttaataCATAGAATAATtgtacattttgcttttcttgtctACATTCAGTCAATTAAATGTCAGTtaacaaagaagcagaaataacaataatgacTGCTTTTAATCATTTAGGTGAAAAGCTCATGGTTTAGCTACACCACAATAAACTGTCTAATACTGGTGTCATATCGGAATATTActatattaataaaatattaaaaaagataaaaaaaactggtGGCACACGTgtttatttacagaaaaaaacagtcctGTCCTGTCTTCAGTGTCTCATGTCCCAAAGCAGGCAGCCATGTTTCCTCTTCATGACTCATGGAAGGAAAGTCTACAGGTGAATAAATGCACCTGTGGATGTTCAGATCACCTGTAGCCTCACTCTCACTACTGGATGCTGCGTCACTTTTTTACATGTAGACTATTATTTAGTTGGTTTTGTCACCTAACTACCATACAAACACGTTTGAGGTCAAAGGTGACAGTACCTTCTTGAGGAGGGGGCTTCCTCTCTGACTGTAGTCTTCATCAGTAGGTCTGGACCTCTGacaggacacacagcagcagatcagaaCTGGACCAGGTAACAACATGGATATTTTGCATGTTCCCATTGATCCTTTCCTACCTTGATGGCGACTTCTGACCCCACCCTCTTCACCTCCCCCtctggaaacagctgtttggCCTGTTGATGACATCAGAGGAAACCATGGAaaccacacaaagaaacagacaactGAGATCAAAGTTCATGAGGCCAGAACCCTGTAGAACCTAGTGACACTGCAGCCAGTCATATGAGCCCtggtgtgatgtcacactgacagctgatttCAACCAATCATTGGCTTTCTGTTTACAAATGTTCAGTGTGTGGTTAATAAGGAAGTGAAGGAGAATTTGACAGATACACCGGTGGGCTCAGGTGATCACATGACCAGCACCGCCTGAGGTCACAGAAAGTGATCTCACATGTTCCAGAACGTTCCTGCAGGCTTCTCTGATCAGTTGATCGGTCTGAACGTCGTCACCAACGTTCTCTTTCACGttctctgcagctttctcaaagaactgcaacaaaaacaacatgacaacatcaATAACACTGGTTCACACCTGCTCACATCTgttcacacctgctcacacctgttcacaccttctcacacctgctcacacctgTTCACACCTTCTCACACCTGCTCACATCTGTTCACACCTGCTCACGTCTGTTCACACCTTCTCACACCTGCTCACGTCTGTTCACACCTGCTCACATCTgttcacacctgctcacacctgTTCACATCTGTTCACACTTGCTCACGTCTGTTCACACCTTCTCACACCTGCTCACGTCTATTCACACCTTCTCACACCTGCTCACGTCTATTCACACCTGCTCATGTCTGTTCACACCTGCTCACGTCTGTTCACACCTTCTCACACCTGCTCACATCTGTTCACACCTGCTCACGTCTGTTCACACCTTCTCACACCTGCTCACATCTGTTCACACCTGCTCACAtctgttcacacctgttcataacacacccacacacacactgaccttgtGGTACTTCCTGAACACAGCCATGATATCATCGTTGAAGCTGGGCTGAAGCACCGCTCTCAGCAGGTCCATGGACACCTGAGGATCAGTGtaactacagacagacagacagacagacacagttagacCCAGGACTGCTATAAACTATTACAAGTAGACAAGACAAGTGGTTCAAACCACTATGAACCAGTAGACCTCCCCTCTAATGATTTTTATAGATATTTGCAAATTAGGCACTAAATTACAAATCATAAAGACAAAGAGCGAATTACCAAAATCCCAAATATTATAGAACAGTATTTTATTGAAATCATTACGAAAACATGTCTCCCACCTCTATTAAGACTCACATCAGACTTAGATGAAAATACCTATAATATTaaggaaagatggaaattggaATCTAACACAATAATAGAAGATGAACTTTGGGATCAACTTTCTGGCAGCAGTCATGAAGGAATCAGCAGACTGGAAACTCAAAATCTGATTTTTTCGCCCCCTTTGGCTGTTTCAAATTTTGTTAAAGACCCCTCAGCAGCTCTATGCTGCAGACGATGCGGTAAAGTAGGTGATCATacagatgcagatgcagataTTCTGGGACTGTGCAGTTATTTTTGAATATTGGAAAAATATTAAAGATGAAATTGAGAAAATTATGAAAAGAGAAATTCCATCAACGTGCTGCTCTACCTGCTGGGTGCTGAACCAGTCGACCTTCTCACTGCTGAACAAAGatatattttgcatattttattacTCGTTGCCGAGAAAAATATAACAGCAAACTGTAAGAATGTTAAATCACCGACTGTGGCTGAATGAAGCAGAGGCTGAGGCAGGTTTATCTCATGGAAACAATGATCTTCATCATTACAGCTGAAAATGGACCTTTTTGATCGAAGGTGGTCGGAAAATATCTAATAATGTGAACGATTTGGGTTGTAGAGGCTGTTCTGTAATTAATGGAAATGGACCCTGACACGATGAGAATCCTTTTTTTACTaatcttttattcattcatttatgtatttagctaattatttatttatgttctgtttgtttattaCAATGTGTAACGTATATTTGATATTCATTTCACTGTTCAATGTTTAACTgaaaaacctaaataaaaagtttaaataaataaataaataaataaataaaacaacgtGTTCCTGTCACTTATCTCACAGAACAGGCTGAACTTCGTCAATATATCAATACGCAGACCCCCTGTTTCAACAGGAGGAACAAAGTGGAGCTTTCAGTCTCTCAGTcttctctgcaggtttttattgtcctgattattcattcattcactcactcactcactcactcactcactcactcactcactcactcattcattcattcactcattcactcactcactcactcactcactcactcactcattcattcattcattcattcattcactcactcattcattcattcattcactcattcattcactcattcattcactcattcattcattcattcactcattcattcattcattcactcactcactcattcattcactcactcactcattcattcactcactcactcattcattcatcacatcaAACATTCAGTGTTCATACAAACAACAGGACGACTCTGAGTTGTTGAAAATATTCAGACATGGTGAGTTTTTCTCCATTCTGGGTCTGTTTAGATCACATTGTTTAAtcgaaaacacaaacatcagcaaCAAGGGCCTTCAGTTCAGGGTTCAGTTCCTCCACACCAGCAGTTCCGGTAACTGGATTGAAGCTTAAAAGTGTCAGAGGTCATCATCACTGACTGTGAGACAGTGGACCAGTACAGACCAGCatgaacctgctgcaggaccAGTACAGACCAGTATAAACCTGCTGCAGGACCAGTACAGACCAGCatgaacctgctgcaggaccAGTACAGACCAGCATGAACCTACTGCAGGACCAGTACAGACCAGCatgaacctgctgcaggaccAGTACAGACCAGTATAAACCTGCTGCAGGACCAGTACAGACCAGCatgaacctgctgcaggaccAGTACAGACCAGTATAAACCTGCTGCAGGACCAGTACAGACCAGCATGAACCTACTGCAGGACCAGTACAGACCAGTATAAACCTGCTGCAGGACCAGTATAAAGCAGTACTGACCTGACTGTCATGTGCGAGCGTCGTCCTCGTCTgtgaatctgtctgtgtttgatcaTCAGGTTCCAtggcttacacacacacacacacacacacacacacacacacacacacacacacacacagctggttaGTTTCACGCCCACATGATGAACATGTTCAAATAAACAgatggattgattgattgattactGATTACAATACTGGATTTGAATTTTCTATCCAGtaattaatcaattcatcagcTGATGGTTTCAGATTGCAAATATAACTTTAATGGTTTAATTAATCGCTAAATATTGATCAAGACCAGGAGAGCTACGCACCCATTTATCAATTAGTCaatgaaaagaaagtaaagcagcaactattttgacaatCAGTTCATATCTGAAGTCATTTATGGATCAGAAGCTCTCTTTAGGCTTTCTTATGTACTCATTATCAATCGATTAACTTTGCTGACAATGAACAATATTGACTGATTGGCAGCCATGACGTCATCTGAAAGACACTTCATCGTATATTTAAAATCAAACTGCTAATGAGACCCAACTACAAGATAATACAGCGAACAGAATAAAAGTGCAACAATATATTAAGAATGATAGAATATGATGTCAATTCAGACCAGtagctagctaagctaactgctagctgcaTTGTCTGTGACTCGTACCgggctctgctctgcctgctccGGCCCGTCCTGCTCCAACCAGTC
This window contains:
- the LOC121620000 gene encoding deoxynucleotidyltransferase terminal-interacting protein 1; this translates as MGAHRSEGGRDWLEQDGPEQAEQSPPWNLMIKHRQIHRRGRRSHMTVSYTDPQVSMDLLRAVLQPSFNDDIMAVFRKYHKFFEKAAENVKENVGDDVQTDQLIREACRNVLEHAKQLFPEGEVKRVGSEVAIKRSRPTDEDYSQRGSPLLKKRRTRPGVAALSSDRPHTYSTQVKLKSDPIKREGPKWDPSRLNDSSTFVLGSRANKALGMGGTRGRIYIKHADLFKYAADAKDKQWLAERHHMRATGGKMAYLLIEEDIQDLSRSDEYKDCPDVRMDELKPFSVPLWMVEKMQRAMEGQRDVDL